The nucleotide sequence ACAGGAAAAGATACAACTACAGTGAGTTCTCTTACCGGCAATATGGAATTCAATTCTCCGGAATCTATAACCTTCCAAAGCAACTCAATTGATTTTACGGGCAAAGATAAGATCAAAATGAAGGTGCAGGATGATAGCAAAGGTTCTCTCTCAACATTGTCGTTGGGAAATTACCAAACTAAGCTGAATTGTCCTGATTTGCATGTAACAGCAAAGAATGGAAATTTATTTGTAGATCAGCTGAAAATTACAGGGCAAAGAGTGCTGACGAATCTGGTGCAGGCAACGCTCAATATAAGCAAGATTGAAACAAAGGCAAAAACACTTATCCATAAAGCACAGGATATGTATCAGTCAGTTGAATGCCTTTCTCAGCTCAAAACCGGCAGACTGAAAATGCTGATCAAATCAACCTGCCACATTAAGAGCAAGGATACCGTATTAAAAGCCGAAGAAGACTTCAAGGTAAAGGCTGAAGAGATTAATCTGGGGTAATTTTAACTTTTATGAAATCGATGGAGAATTTCACATGGTAGCAATATTTCCAGCGTCTACAAAAGGTGGGGGAAACTGTCTGGGCGCACCGGATGTCTGTCTGACTCCCGCTCCTCCAGCACCCCCTGTTCCGACACCGTATCCTAATAGCGGCATGGTGAATCAGGCCAAAAAAACTTCCAAGAAGGTAAAATTTGCCGGAAAAGAAGCTGTTACGGTGAGTTCTGAAATATCCCGTTCTATGGGGGACGAAGCCGGAGTTAATAAAGGCGTGATGTCCGGC is from Candidatus Electrothrix sp. GW3-4 and encodes:
- a CDS encoding DUF3540 domain-containing protein → MTKIASLYPVDYTKRFSAQEAEIVSFDREKRTAKIHIDTLPEIQAIDAALALPYDIDLSCGDKVLIAGEDIRSIYIIGVLSAKAFATIRADNGAYARLDNDRTSLQIFSPHNKLIIEYDTGKDTTTVSSLTGNMEFNSPESITFQSNSIDFTGKDKIKMKVQDDSKGSLSTLSLGNYQTKLNCPDLHVTAKNGNLFVDQLKITGQRVLTNLVQATLNISKIETKAKTLIHKAQDMYQSVECLSQLKTGRLKMLIKSTCHIKSKDTVLKAEEDFKVKAEEINLG
- a CDS encoding PAAR-like domain-containing protein, whose protein sequence is MVAIFPASTKGGGNCLGAPDVCLTPAPPAPPVPTPYPNSGMVNQAKKTSKKVKFAGKEAVTVSSEISRSMGDEAGVNKGVMSGMNMSKITFKKGSSKVKAQGKKCVHLTSVTGHNGSNANMPAGAQIAPSQTKVKVAP